Proteins encoded in a region of the Nitrospirota bacterium genome:
- a CDS encoding glycine--tRNA ligase subunit alpha: protein MYFQELKFRLDEFWAGKGCAMLEPYDMEVGAGTFHPATFLRVLGPEPWRAAYVEPSRRPTDGRYGENPNRLQHYYQYQVILKPSPEDSQEIYLKSLSAIGIDPKKHDIRFVEDDWESPTLGAWGLGWEVWLDGMEITQFTYFQQVGGFDLKPVSVEITYGLERIAMYLQGIDNVFNIKWTNDLSYGDIYHISEKEFSKYNFELSDALLLMRQFDDFEKECIRLNKLNLIQPAYEFCLKCSHTFNLLDARGALSVTERTGYMARVRKLAKACATSYLKQREELGFPLLKGNRI, encoded by the coding sequence ATGTATTTTCAGGAATTGAAATTCAGGCTCGATGAGTTCTGGGCAGGAAAAGGCTGTGCAATGCTTGAGCCTTATGACATGGAGGTTGGTGCAGGGACATTTCATCCAGCAACTTTTCTAAGGGTGCTTGGTCCAGAGCCATGGCGTGCCGCCTATGTCGAGCCCTCAAGAAGACCAACTGATGGAAGATATGGGGAAAACCCAAACAGGCTTCAGCACTACTACCAGTATCAAGTCATTCTCAAGCCCTCGCCTGAGGACTCTCAGGAGATATATCTTAAGAGCCTCTCTGCCATAGGCATTGACCCTAAAAAGCACGACATCAGGTTTGTAGAGGATGACTGGGAATCTCCAACATTGGGTGCATGGGGACTGGGCTGGGAGGTCTGGCTCGATGGAATGGAAATCACTCAGTTTACCTACTTTCAGCAGGTAGGAGGATTTGACCTCAAGCCAGTCTCGGTTGAGATTACATATGGACTTGAAAGAATCGCAATGTATCTTCAAGGCATAGACAATGTATTCAACATAAAATGGACAAATGACCTAAGCTATGGAGACATCTACCATATCTCAGAAAAGGAATTCTCTAAATATAATTTTGAGCTCTCAGATGCATTGCTTCTCATGAGGCAGTTTGACGACTTTGAGAAGGAATGTATAAGGCTTAATAAGCTGAATCTCATACAGCCTGCTTATGAGTTCTGCCTTAAATGCTCTCATACATTTAACCTCCTCGATGCAAGGGGCGCCCTTTCTGTGACAGAAAGAACAGGTTATATGGCAAGGGTAAGAAAACTGGCAAAGGCATGTGCAACCTCATACCTTAAACAAAGGGAAGAATTGGGGTTCCCACTTCTTAAAGGAAATAGGATTTGA
- a CDS encoding glycine--tRNA ligase subunit beta: MSPTLLLEIGVEEIPARFLPDAIQSLAQSCETTLRENSIGYSNIKTYATPRRLAVFVEGIPLMQKDSVREVFGPPKKVALNEDGSFTKAGQKFAESQGVSADKLIIKKKDKGEYVSAIVEEKGMAVKNVLPEAIKKIILSMNFPKSMRWGDGSLRFVRPIRWIMAMLNSEVIEFEIDGIRSSNITYGHRFLSPSPIEIKDINKYESLLKRNFVIPDPSKREEMINKQVRELTGISVMDEELLKTVTYLVEYPQAVLGSFPKEYLSLPDELIESVLKGHQKYFSIKDKGKLKNQFIVISNTTKENDDTIRLGAERVIKARLEDARFYYDEDRKKPLIERVEDLKRVTYQEKLGSLYDKTMRVKTISGFIADRLKINRDNAERAALLSKTDLITGVVREFPELQGVMGYYYALGDNEDFDVQFAIRDQYRPLHYGDYIPKNDTGAILSLADKMDNISSFFSIGLKPTGSEDPFALRRASIGVIMILLDKEYRISIGEVLEKSVSNISHVKELEPIIGEISEFFEVRIENHLLGIYAKNYSPDVIQSILHMSTALPLIDIKKRMGALMGFKSAPEYSDFLLAIKRVRNIIPKREMPSPKLELFREEEEKMLFKVLMNVKEERDRFIDAGSYKDALRVILELTQPINNFFDKVLVMDKDESIRQNRLSLLMELWNMVSELADFSALTEKD; encoded by the coding sequence TTGAGCCCAACACTTTTGCTTGAAATAGGCGTAGAGGAAATCCCTGCAAGGTTTCTGCCTGATGCGATTCAGAGCCTTGCACAGAGCTGTGAGACAACCCTTAGAGAAAATTCAATAGGATATTCAAATATTAAAACATATGCCACTCCAAGAAGGCTTGCGGTTTTTGTAGAAGGCATTCCATTAATGCAGAAAGACAGTGTAAGGGAGGTTTTCGGTCCGCCTAAGAAAGTTGCGCTGAATGAAGATGGCTCTTTTACAAAGGCAGGGCAGAAGTTTGCAGAGTCTCAGGGTGTTTCTGCTGATAAGCTTATTATTAAGAAAAAAGACAAGGGCGAGTATGTATCTGCCATAGTAGAAGAAAAAGGCATGGCTGTAAAGAATGTCCTTCCAGAGGCGATTAAAAAAATAATCCTCTCTATGAATTTTCCAAAATCCATGAGATGGGGAGATGGCTCTTTAAGGTTTGTTAGACCAATAAGATGGATAATGGCAATGCTGAATTCAGAGGTTATTGAGTTTGAAATAGATGGCATCCGTAGCAGTAATATCACATATGGACATAGATTCCTTTCACCTTCTCCCATAGAGATTAAAGACATAAACAAATACGAAAGCCTCCTCAAGAGAAATTTCGTTATCCCTGACCCAAGTAAAAGGGAAGAGATGATAAATAAACAGGTAAGGGAGCTTACAGGAATCAGTGTTATGGATGAGGAACTTCTTAAAACTGTAACATACCTTGTGGAATACCCGCAAGCAGTGCTCGGTAGTTTTCCAAAAGAGTATCTTAGTCTTCCAGATGAGCTTATAGAATCCGTTCTTAAGGGACATCAGAAGTATTTCTCTATCAAGGATAAAGGTAAGCTCAAGAACCAATTCATAGTGATAAGCAATACAACTAAGGAAAACGATGACACTATAAGGCTCGGCGCTGAAAGAGTCATTAAGGCAAGGCTCGAGGATGCAAGGTTTTACTATGACGAAGACAGAAAAAAACCACTCATTGAAAGAGTAGAAGACCTTAAAAGGGTAACCTATCAGGAAAAATTAGGAAGCCTCTATGACAAGACAATGAGGGTCAAAACTATCTCAGGCTTTATTGCAGATAGATTGAAGATTAACAGGGATAATGCCGAAAGGGCAGCACTTCTTTCAAAGACAGACCTCATTACAGGTGTTGTAAGGGAATTCCCAGAGCTTCAGGGTGTGATGGGGTATTATTATGCCTTAGGCGACAATGAAGACTTTGATGTCCAGTTTGCTATAAGAGACCAGTATCGTCCCCTACACTATGGAGACTATATTCCGAAAAACGATACTGGAGCAATTTTAAGTCTTGCGGACAAAATGGACAACATCTCATCATTCTTTTCCATAGGCTTAAAGCCTACAGGCTCAGAGGACCCGTTTGCCCTGAGAAGGGCTTCCATTGGAGTAATAATGATACTCTTAGACAAGGAATATAGAATCTCGATAGGAGAGGTTCTTGAAAAATCTGTTTCAAATATCTCTCATGTAAAAGAGTTAGAGCCTATCATAGGAGAGATTTCAGAGTTCTTTGAAGTTAGGATAGAAAACCACCTCCTTGGCATTTATGCTAAGAATTATTCCCCTGATGTAATACAGTCCATACTTCATATGTCAACAGCCCTTCCACTAATAGATATAAAAAAAAGGATGGGTGCCCTGATGGGTTTCAAGTCCGCCCCTGAATACAGTGATTTCCTCCTTGCCATAAAGCGTGTAAGAAACATAATACCAAAAAGAGAAATGCCCTCGCCTAAGTTAGAGCTTTTCAGGGAAGAGGAAGAAAAAATGCTCTTTAAAGTATTAATGAATGTAAAAGAGGAAAGAGATAGGTTTATAGATGCTGGTTCGTATAAGGATGCACTAAGGGTCATTTTAGAGTTGACCCAGCCTATAAATAATTTCTTCGATAAGGTCCTCGTAATGGACAAAGACGAATCCATAAGGCAAAACCGCCTGAGCCTTCTAATGGAGCTCTGGAATATGGTCTCAGAGCTTGCGGATTTCTCTGCCCTAACTGAGAAGGATTAA